The Candidatus Phaeomarinobacter ectocarpi genome includes a region encoding these proteins:
- a CDS encoding PaaI family thioesterase, with product MTEARDALKGDNERPALPCPRPDQDLEGYKPMELRDPFEAFVGPLYSEVAENDGIVRKEAFVVDDRHVDAEGKLHPGMVMTFADAIVGGTAWNASKRRPCVTLSMQTSFTGTARQGDLVVGHTRLTRKTRAVVFCAADFFVGDELICQSTSLWKVLGEH from the coding sequence ATGACTGAAGCACGCGACGCCCTCAAGGGAGACAATGAACGCCCGGCCCTTCCCTGTCCGCGTCCAGATCAGGACCTGGAGGGGTACAAGCCCATGGAGCTGCGTGATCCATTCGAGGCCTTTGTTGGGCCGCTCTACAGTGAAGTGGCGGAGAATGACGGCATCGTGCGCAAGGAAGCCTTCGTGGTAGACGACCGCCATGTGGATGCGGAGGGCAAGCTGCATCCGGGCATGGTCATGACATTCGCGGATGCCATTGTTGGCGGCACAGCCTGGAATGCCAGCAAACGCAGGCCCTGTGTGACCCTCAGCATGCAGACGAGTTTTACGGGCACGGCCAGGCAAGGCGATCTTGTGGTGGGTCACACACGCCTGACCCGCAAGACACGGGCAGTCGTGTTCTGCGCTGCAGACTTTTTTGTGGGCGACGAATTGATCTGTCAGTCCACAAGCCTGTGGAAGGTGCTTGGCGAGCACTGA
- a CDS encoding PaaI family thioesterase, which yields MTSSSTSPQSRGFEAYVGPVTRVNGTDDAFTLSFTIDQQHLNGADMLHGGMMMSFASIVLAGAARAAADGAVEALSVNCDFTGPGKLGDLVTATALITRRTRSVVFLSCDVRAQADGENAPRMLMAATGVYKVVRHD from the coding sequence ATGACATCTTCATCGACGAGCCCTCAGTCACGCGGCTTTGAGGCCTATGTTGGCCCGGTCACCCGCGTCAACGGCACGGACGACGCATTCACGTTGAGCTTTACCATTGACCAGCAGCATCTCAACGGGGCCGACATGCTGCATGGCGGCATGATGATGTCGTTTGCCTCCATTGTTCTGGCCGGTGCCGCGCGTGCCGCTGCCGACGGGGCTGTGGAAGCCTTGTCAGTCAATTGCGATTTCACAGGACCCGGCAAGCTGGGCGACCTGGTCACGGCGACGGCACTCATCACGCGCCGGACGCGCAGTGTTGTCTTCCTGTCGTGTGATGTCCGGGCGCAAGCTGACGGCGAAAACGCGCCGCGCATGCTCATGGCAGCGACCGGCGTCTACAAGGTGGTGCGCCATGACTGA